A region of the Drosophila subpulchrella strain 33 F10 #4 breed RU33 chromosome 3L, RU_Dsub_v1.1 Primary Assembly, whole genome shotgun sequence genome:
GAATTTCTAAGTAGATGGATTCCCAACTTACCAATggaatttgtatataatttgattcatttTAACATAAAATCCCATCAATGTCCTTAAAAAGTATTCTTTCGTATTTTGTTGGTAATTTTTAGACCTCTCCTCTGTTGTTGTTTTATCCAATTTACTAGCTAACTATTTAATTGGAAGAAAAACAACCATCAATTTTTGTCTTAGGGCAAAGAAAACCACTTACCGAAGTAGTATCAAAAAATGTAGCGagcaaaaaatttaaaactaaataataaaaaaactgTTAGCAACTTGTGAGTCAATccaaatacatatatttcacaGTGACATTGTTGGAgaacattataataaaaagCATTACTCCATCAGAATTCGCTGAAATAAAGGGATGAATGGACTTCCGCAAAACCCACTTCCTTTTTGTTTCGAGCGAATAGGATAGTAATTTAAAGATatcttaaaattgaaaaatgggACAAAGTCACGATTAATACACAATACAGAGTTtggaaacaataaaaaatgggcctcattaaaattaaaatttgttaatgttttttttttcacttaAAAGCGTACGAAAATTCCGTGCGACTCCCtgggattgtctatgtatctATCGTATTTTGAACTTTTAAACGCTGATGGTTCTAAATCCTTATTTTTAACATAGGACATGAGTTTTTCGTTAATTTTTTGGGAATTAGGGAACTCTGTTAATTAGAAAGAATtgaatttataaaacaatttttttgtaagttaaagttttatttatttagtggTTTCATTTTGTTTGTGTAATGGAAAAATACATTATTCAAGTATCAAGATTGATCAGGCACCAAAACTGTCCTGTATACCCAAATTTCCAGTTCCATTCCAGATTTTCAGATATCAGTTTCATGTCGAGGTTACAATCAATAATTACGACCAATTAGGGTCATTTTATAAGGCACAATACCATCGCGAAGCTTAAGTATAGAAAAGCTCAGCCAATTAAGTTGGTCAAAATCTTATCAGTGGCGCAGTCAAATGTCTGTGATCACAATCTAATCTAGGGACAAACAGCGAACAAAGTATCTTGGCaatataaaatacaaagtAACTGGCTTGATAACCGTTTTCACTTATGTAGATGAGCGATGTAAAGCGGTACAAAGATAAACTAACAAAGATCAAGAAGGAAATGCAGGGTATCTACCAGCGAACCAAAGAGTTGAAGGTGAGCAATGAATTAAGAAAAAACCCATAAGCAGTAAAAgtaaccaaaaataaaaacggttGATTAAAACGTTTATTAACTTTGAGTGCTGATTACAGAAACGCGCCGCTAACGTGGCCGCTTGCAAGCAGCGCGACTACCAGCGAAAGCTCGAGAGGCTACAGCAAGAGGAGTCGCTCATCGGTGGCCATTAGGAGCACTCAATCGGTTAACACCTAACCAGGTGGGTCTCGGATTTTACAAGCTCTACACCTCGTTAAGGCGCATTTACATTGGGATTCCCGTTAACAACTAGCTAACAACTTAACACAGATAACAGTTGAACAAAAGTTAAACCATTTGGATacatagtaataataataattgtatatGTTATGAGAGCTGCCTATCGTATGGCTGCGATAAGTCGGAAACATATTGTATATTCTGTATAGTTAAGTAAATACTTAAGAGATTTCGCAGAAAAAGGAGCTACATGCACTACGATACACTTAGCTACAAATATTatctataaatatacaaatttgttAAACATTAAGATGGTGTGGAGAAACAATAGTTAAACAATCACAGCGCCAAGGCAGCttatttaaactaaaatttaCGCTGAACATTGTTTTGTAACTACTTGAACATGCAAACAACCAGCTGCGATTGGAATTCTACAAATAATTAAGTTCTCACATCGATTTCAAAGGTAAATGAGGAAGGTTTCGCTTACGCGGCATGCACGTAGGTGGCGATCTGTGGAAGTGTGTGGGGTTACTAAAATAAGTTACTACTTAATTAAAGCACGTTTACAATACAGGTAGTACATCGATTGAACATGCAGCTTCGAGAGTAGAAAGATGTTCGAGTGGAGCATTCAGTTGAACAGTAGAAGCGGGGCCTCTTCGTGTCGCTGTTGCTGGTTCGTTGGTGATTGGTGTTGTGGGTGTGATGCGGTCAAAACAAAGATCGCTTAGCTAACTCTAGTATACTCCTGGTCATTCAGCATGTGCATTGCATCTGTCGGTGCGAAATACTTGACAGTGCCTAAAAATATTCAGAAAAGTTAGTGAAacgtttataaatatttagcaaaatcaataaaataaactgGTTTCTAAGGTGGGCAGTTACTATTAACCTTATCCTATAATACTACATTACTACATTTTAAAAGTTTACATAGAAAAGTTTgttatcacaaaaacaaagAGGTTACAttagtttgtttttataaaattaatttagctCGTTTATTTCCCACTTCAATAAACGCATTCTATTGAAATAATTGTTCGGTATTCGGTAATAAATAGAAGTCTAGGCAGTTTTTCTCCGCTTCTGTAGAGAATATGAACACACATTTTATTTGTTCAATTTCAGATCACatacatttaaaatgaaaagaaatatGATAAGATTATCATAAAATCGGTCATATGTTACAAAACTTACTTAATCTGGcgatagtattttaaattcattttgaGCCTTTTATGTCTGTTATCAGTAGTTAATCGTCAAACAGTCTAAAATAAAATCTTAGGCAAGTCTTACAAAGATGGTGGTTTACGAGTGATATTAAAGTCGGTTTCTAGCATCGTTTTAAGCACATTTGCCTATCTACAGCATGATTAAAGGTTAATACTTCAGGGAGCTAGCCTTTCAGCAAAAGAATCCCATTTATACGGGGGTAAAAACTTCATGAAGGGGATCTTGGTCACCATCAACTCAAGTCGACTTCACGGAACCCATCACCATCTTTATTGTCACTATTTTTGGGCTTGACCGTCTCCAAGGATGCAGAGGCTGAGGTAGTGGCAGTGGCGGAGGCAGAAGAGACCCTAGCCTTACCGTTTTCGGAGATGTTGCTGTTGCGCTGCAGGTACAGTTGAATGGACACGTGGAGCACGAAAATAATGAAGGCGCCTATTCCAAAGATCTCAAAGGTGGTGCGTGCAGAGACCGATTCGAATAGCTGTCCACCGATCAGGCTGCCCATGGAGACACCTACGCCCTCGAAAATCGCTCCAACAAGACTCTGTTATTTGAAAATAGAAAATTATCCAATGGATTCACTCCCCTTTAGTTATCTAACCCACCTGCATGGTAGCATCTGTTCCTGGCGGTGCTACTATGCTCGCATAGGAGGCCATTGTGGCGTAGAACAGCCCGAAGGTCACCCCGTTCATCAGCTCGATGGGCAGAATGTACCAGGGATTCTGCAGCATCGAGTACAGAATAAATCGCACTCCAAATCCCAAGAGCACCAGACTCATGGCGTTTACATGCCCAATCTTCTTCAGAATCCACCCGGATAGGAAGAAGAACGGCAGCTCGCCGCCAAAGCACTGAATGCCCATGACCAGTCCCTCCAGGGTCTTAATCGAGCTGTCACACCCTTCGAATGCCTTGTCCAGCTGCTCCAGGTATATGAACAGGAAGTTCCAGATCAGCGCCGTTCCAAGTCCGATGGCCACGCACCACAAGAAGAAGATGACGCAGCGCACCGAAAGGAACATCTGACCCACGTCCTTCACAATGTTCGACGACAAATGAGTTGGGGTGTGCTGTAGAGCAAAAATGCTGTAGTTAAAAATTAAAGGGAATCAACTCTGTGATATACTCACCCTTAGCTTGGTTGAGGCGAACACATCGAATCCCATGATGAGCAAAGCCATCCAGAACACGGCCGTGTAGTTCTTGTCCACCTCACCCTGGGACATGTGATCAACAAGTAGGCCGGCCAACAGGGCAAAAACTCCCCAACCTAGGGAGCCGCACAAGCGCTGCTTGCCGTACAGGTGATGGCGCTCCCCGAGGATGCCAAAGCAGATGGCATCACCGATGCTGACCACCACCGCCATGCCGATCCAGCTGAAGATGAGCAGGCCGAAGAACAGCCAAAACTGCGGCATGGCCATGGCACTGCTGGTGTTAATCACAGCACTCTCCGCCAGCTGCTCCTTTAGGTAATCCTCCTGGCAGTCCATGGTGCAATTGGCTTGGAAGTACTCCTTCTCCGGGGGACAGTACAACGTCACGTTTTGGTTAGCAACCTGGCCCTGATCATGGGGAATCATGAAGAACATGCATGTGTTATCATTCTCAATCCTCTGCATGTTGAGGCTGGTCCCGAAATGCAACTGAGGGTTCGTGCGGTTGGCAGCACAATTGTCCGTCTTGTTCTGCAACCAATCCTGGCACACTATGTCCCACATATAGGGCTGGGCCTCGCAGTTCAGATGGCAGTTCAATGTCTGATTCCCGTAGTACCGCTCAATGTTTCGCTCCACGCACTCGCCGTATTCGGAGCAGAATCTCACGGTGGAGGCGCCCTGGTGACAGTGGAACTGCACCTTCGGCAGCGGCTTATCCATTCCCGGCACGAACATTATAAGGAAGAAGGCGATGCCCGTGAGCACCTGTCCGCCCAGAAAGAGAGATCGATGGCGATGGTACCTTCAGatgaatgaaatattaatattatcaagAAATTTAGATGGTtaataaattgtattattatattttatctCTTAAAAAGTCTATAAAGGATattgtaaaatttaaaagaaaaatttaagttaaataataaaataaagatatatgttaaaaattatGTGTCTTACAGCGACCAGATACCTTATCGATATAATCGACAACCCAATAACAAGTGATTGTAAGCCagatactttttaaaattgataTATGCAATAGCGAACTAATCTCAACTATGTAATTATAGAAGTCACGTAGGGCAATATCAGGTAAATATCCAAAACGTTTTTAAAGAACAGATATGATAACACACACACTCTTAACTTCATTTGTtgtatatttgttttaaaagaTATTCAGATTCTATAAAATTCTATAGACAAACGAATTTGTgatttgtttattaaattgtatataaCCCAAATCATCTACactattatttaaatatctaTTTCCTGATAAAAACGGGGAATGTCTCTGCTTTAATAGAAGGGGATGATATACATACAATACATTATGATATACAGATAGTTAGATTGTCTTACTGGTCTGCAATGTAACCGAATAGGGGCTTCGCCAGCATTCCGATGATGGGCAGAACCGTGTACATGGTGCCCACAACTGCGGGGGAGTATCCCAGCTGCCCGGCCAAGGTCGGCATAAAGGGGACGACGGGAGCGGTACCTAGATAATAAAGCAGAAAACACTAGATTACCTTATAGACGCGTTAGTGCTGATAAGTGGATGAGTGAGTGGGTGGAGATATGCATATGGGCAGTTAAAAATGATAGCCAGTATGCTCGTCTACTAGTGGGTGTTTCTCCCTAGGCGATAAGCAAGTCTACCGCAAACAAGTGAATTTAGATATTACCGACTCGTTTTGAAGTAGAACTTAATGGTAATTGAATTAAAAGTAAGAGTAAGCTTTAATTGCTGAAAGTGGCCTGGCTGTCGGCACGTCTTAACTTTTGATGAGTTTCGGGGAGCGGCAGGTCACTGGGCTCTTGGGGCTGTCAGTAAATCTTGTTTCTTAACCTTTGTTCACATTTGACAATTGGATTACGCCTTGTTTCTGGTCCGTAGTTCTTAAAAAGGTTTAGTCATGGTATACAAAACTTTGGGAAAACCATATCTCACGTCTGTGTTGGCATCTCCAAGAATAATCCACTTTATAACATTGTTTTCTTTCCAATAAAGGTTACGAAGTAGACAATGTACAGCAAAGCATCACACAAATTtcttagatttttaaattatagctagatttattttatatttagctaTTTTCCAAATAATATTACGATTTCTTATCTGAATTACACGGAAATGAAATGTGAGTCAATTCTGGCGATTAAAGTAAgattttaaacaattaaattttgtacCCATGTGGCTATAACTCAAATAAAGTGTTCAATTAATTAGACCccagacatttttgttcagAACTTTCCACTCCAATATAAGgccataaaaatgttaaattaacTGATCTGATTGCCCATACAAATTCTTTATTCGTAAGTGTTCATTTAATTAGAGAAGCCCATATAAGTAAGATTTCTAATCAAACATTTTACGGATATAAAAAACTACaattctatttttatacctCGGTTTACATTATATGATAACCAATGATTTTTCCTCATTTTAATAAGTTTCCAAATAATCAAAAGTTTTGACTATGTTGGTAATCAtagttttacaaaaaaaacttgttagttcatgtttttattttaaagtgttTTTCTCTCTAACCATTTCTATGTTCTACCCTGCCATACATTATTATGTTTTAATGTTATACTCCGAAAAGCAGGGGCGTGTTCAGGTGTTGTTTTGGGGGTTCAACCACCAACAACgaaacatacatttttaatgtgtTTGTAACTTATATACCAATTCCAAGTTCTTTATGAAGTAAGTGTTTAGTTGATTGGTTACGATTACATGGTGTAATCCTAATGAAATTGCCGTAATAC
Encoded here:
- the LOC119552823 gene encoding major facilitator superfamily domain-containing protein 6 isoform X1: MKATIDKELLPMKAHYFLFNAGTAPVVPFMPTLAGQLGYSPAVVGTMYTVLPIIGMLAKPLFGYIADQYHRHRSLFLGGQVLTGIAFFLIMFVPGMDKPLPKVQFHCHQGASTVRFCSEYGECVERNIERYYGNQTLNCHLNCEAQPYMWDIVCQDWLQNKTDNCAANRTNPQLHFGTSLNMQRIENDNTCMFFMIPHDQGQVANQNVTLYCPPEKEYFQANCTMDCQEDYLKEQLAESAVINTSSAMAMPQFWLFFGLLIFSWIGMAVVVSIGDAICFGILGERHHLYGKQRLCGSLGWGVFALLAGLLVDHMSQGEVDKNYTAVFWMALLIMGFDVFASTKLRHTPTHLSSNIVKDVGQMFLSVRCVIFFLWCVAIGLGTALIWNFLFIYLEQLDKAFEGCDSSIKTLEGLVMGIQCFGGELPFFFLSGWILKKIGHVNAMSLVLLGFGVRFILYSMLQNPWYILPIELMNGVTFGLFYATMASYASIVAPPGTDATMQSLVGAIFEGVGVSMGSLIGGQLFESVSARTTFEIFGIGAFIIFVLHVSIQLYLQRNSNISENGKARVSSASATATTSASASLETVKPKNSDNKDGDGFREVDLS
- the LOC119552823 gene encoding major facilitator superfamily domain-containing protein 6 isoform X2, with protein sequence MKATIDKELLPMKAHYFLFNAGTAPVVPFMPTLAGQLGYSPAVVGTMYTVLPIIGMLAKPLFGYIADQYHRHRSLFLGGQVLTGIAFFLIMFVPGMDKPLPKVQFHCHQGASTVRFCSEYGECVERNIERYYGNQTLNCHLNCEAQPYMWDIVCQDWLQNKTDNCAANRTNPQLHFGTSLNMQRIENDNTCMFFMIPHDQGQVANQNVTLYCPPEKEYFQANCTMDCQEDYLKEQLAESAVINTSSAMAMPQFWLFFGLLIFSWIGMAVVVSIGDAICFGILGERHHLYGKQRLCGSLGWGVFALLAGLLVDHMSQGEVDKNYTAVFWMALLIMGFDVFASTKLRHTPTHLSSNIVKDVGQMFLSVRCVIFFLWCVAIGLGTALIWNFLFIYLEQLDKAFEGCDSSIKTLEGLVMGIQCFGGELPFFFLSGWILKKIGHVNAMSLVLLGFGVRFILYSMLQNPWYILPIELMNGVTFGLFYATMASYASIVAPPGTDATMQSLVGAIFEGVGVSMGSLIGGQLFESVSARTTFEIFGIGAFIIFVLHVSIQLYLQRNSNISENGTVKYFAPTDAMHMLNDQEYTRVS